ATCTCCCTGGTCGGGATCCTGGCCCAGCGCAAGCTGTTCGAGACGGTCGTCACCGGCTACGACCTGAGCCAGATCATGCAGACCGACCAGATCCTGGAGTTCCACCGGCCGATCAAGGTCGGCGACCAGCTGACCTGTGATGTGTACCTGCACTCGTTCCGGCAGGCGTTCGGCGGCGACATCATCGTCACCAAGAACATCGTCACCGCCCAGAACGACGAGCTGGTGCTCACCACCTACACCACGCTGGTGGGCCGCAGCGGCGCCGACATCGACCCGAATCTCACCGACGCGGTGCACAACGTGCTCATGCACGGCATCGGCCCGGAGGAGCCGGATCACCACCCGCGCACCGAGGCGCCGATCGTCTCCGCGTCCGCGCCGGTGGTCTCGGTGCCCGAGGTCACGCCGAGCAAGCATGCCCTGGCCTTCGACAGCGTCTCGGTCGGCGACGAGCTGCCCACGCGCGTGGTGCGGCTGACCCGCGGCGACCTGGTGAACTACGCCGGTGTCTCCGGTGACGCGAACCCGATCCACTGGAGCGACGAGGT
This sequence is a window from Nocardia farcinica. Protein-coding genes within it:
- a CDS encoding fused (3R)-hydroxyacyl-ACP dehydratase subunits HadA/HadB, which codes for MNTGTDEAVQASEAEFDAAAHAAAMVGHHYRVDDYYEVGREKVREYARAVQDYHPVHWDEDVAQEYGYDGLVAPLTFISLVGILAQRKLFETVVTGYDLSQIMQTDQILEFHRPIKVGDQLTCDVYLHSFRQAFGGDIIVTKNIVTAQNDELVLTTYTTLVGRSGADIDPNLTDAVHNVLMHGIGPEEPDHHPRTEAPIVSASAPVVSVPEVTPSKHALAFDSVSVGDELPTRVVRLTRGDLVNYAGVSGDANPIHWSDEVVKLVGLDDVVAHGMLTMGLGGGFVTSWLGDPGAVKEYNVRFTSPVFVPADAAAEVEYTGKVKSMDPETRTAVVAIVAKSAGKKIFGRATATVQLS